The DNA sequence tgctggaccctgggacaggtaagtggccatgtattaaaagtcagcagctgcagtatttgtagctgctggcttttaatattttttttttttgcggtgtgggtgaacccccgctttaacaacaGACTACAGGCTCTAAAACTTTTTATTTCTCTCAGGTGCAATTTTCAAGGAAACCAGAAATGAAAGAGCATTTCTTCTCCttcatgagtaagatgtttgaagacagccatgcagagttGGCCCCAGCACTGAAAGAGAAAGAAGAGTGCTGGTACCTACCTATCTTTGTTGTTtaccaccccaagaagccaggAAAAAATCAGACTAGTATTTGACTCCAGCTCCCAGTATGAAGGAATATCTCTCACGTCCTCACGTCCTCTTAAAAGGACCAGATATCAAGAACACACTTCTTGGcgttctcatcagattccgcaaAGAAGCCATTGCCATACTTGCTGACATACAATTGTTTCACAGTTATcaagtcaaggaagaacacaggaaATTTCTGAGATTCTTCTGGTTTAGAGATAACAACCCCACTAAAGACGTTATAGCTAAAAAAGTACACGTTTTTGGCAATAGTCCATCCCCTGCTGCTTCTATCGATggacttaagctatctgcccaaAAAGGTGAAAAAGACTATGGGCAAGATGTTAGACAGTTCATTGAgagagacttttatgtagatgatggccTGAAGTCACTTCCATCACCTGAGGCTGCAATCAATCTACTTAACTAGACCCAATCCACACTTGCCTGTTCAAACCTTAGGTTGCATAAGATAGCTTCAAACAGCAAGGCTGTTATGGAGGCCTTCTCCTCTCAAGATCACGCCAGTGATTTGAAAGACCTAGACTTGGCAACAGATTCTCTACCCATGCAGCGCAGCCTGGGACTCAATTGGGATGTCAAGTCTGACACCCTCACCTTCCAGGTCAACCAGGAGCCAAAGCCTTTCACATGGCAAGGTGTCTTGTCTACAATAAACACTCTGTATGACCCACTCGGGTTTGCAACACCAGTGACCgtccaaggtaagattctgctcaGAGAActtactgcagacacatgtgattgggattcCCCACTTTATGGGTAACAGAGACATTATGGGTAACAGACTCTTCAAAAGCATTATTCAACTTACACATTAATAGGCCATATGTACTGTTGGAGCCTGAATCTGTTGCAGAAATCTGCCCTCAGGTTTCTGCACTACACACAAGAGTTTTTACCAAATTGTTGGGATCCAGGAGCTTTCATAGATTCTCCACTTGGAAGTCTTTACACGGAGCTATAACCTGCTTAATTCACATAACCAGATCTTTTAAAGCCACGCCTACAGGATCAAGACATTGCAAAGGTTGGCACTATTGTCGCAAGGCATACACAGTGGATGAGTTCACACAGGCTAAAAATGTTATCATCCATTGTATCCAACAAGAGACTTGTGCGCTAACACTAGAATGCCTTTAATATCACAAGAATGTTCCAAAAGACTGTACTCTAAAGGAACTCAATCCCTTTGAAGACAGTAAACCAGACTTGGAACCTGGCACAGTTGTTGTTGTGAAAGACTCTCAGTCAAGGAAAAAATGAATGGCCCTTGGGCctgataacccaagtgtttccAAGCAAGGATGGGAAAGTCAGGAAAGTTGAGGTTAAGGTCATTAGGCAAGTCGAGCCTAAACTTTTTCCTCAGACCTGTGTCCGAACTAATTTTACTACTCTACCCCCGAGGGACCACCATAGTTGGTATCCATGGGATACCaggcggggagtgtcatgccttcagTAAGTGTTTCTTATGCGCTTTTGTTTGTTGAATGTGCTAATGGTATGTAAAGTAAATTCTAATATCGCTATCTAGTGGTTCTTTTACATACTTAGGATCTGTGAATAATTTACTGAAGGTAGGTAGAGATTGTTGCTCAAAAGCCACCATAGCTTCCCATAATTCCACTGGTCTATACCATGAGGTCTTAGAGACAGCCCCCAGTAGCCATCTTCCATCTTCTCCAGAGGACTCCATATCTATTCTGCTGCATTTCTTATGTCAGCCCAATGGAAACATCGCCGGTATGTTTATAACCCCTTTCCCTAGTTAGACTAGTGTGTTAggactgtatattttgtatattgtgtATACTGATTATGTTATTTCTTTTATTCTAGTTTTACTCCAACTTCCCTACAATAAAAGTTGAAAAAAGGACCTTGTGCCTGCCTCAATGAGTTGTTAAGGGAGGAGAGTTAGCTGTCTGTCTAATTATACCTCAGCCACGTATAGTGAGGGCAGAACACTGACATGACAAGTGAATAAGTAAACTGAGAGCTGAGCTCAGCCTCGCCCTGTGCAGACGAGTAGTAAGCGAGTCACAAGACTTTCAGTTTCGTttctcttctgctgtcagcgatggcgtctggtgATCTGAGATATGAGCTGGAAtgttccatctgtctgaacatttatacagatcctgtaatgctgaaatgtggacacaacttctgccaggtctgtattgatcgtgtgctggatacacaggaggggtctggaggatattcctgtcctgaatgcagagagaagtttTCAGACCGtcctgcactgcacaggaacataacactacgtaacatagtggagaatttcctgtctgctcagcaaGATCatgaggagtccggggtcttctgtacttactgtgtggactatcctgtacctgctgttagatcctgtctggtctgtgaggtttctctgtgtgataaacacctgagagtccataaaaagtccccagaacacatcttatgtgaccccaccttgtccatggagagcaggaaatgctccatccataagaagatcctggagtattactgcactgaggatgatacCTGTATCTGTGTGTATTGTATGATTGGAGAACATAAAGGACATGAGACGGAGTCACTgaatgaggcttctgagaagaagaaggagtcactgaggaatgttctgctgCATCTTCTGACAAAGAGACAAGAGATGGAGagaagagtccagagtctgcaggaacacaggaggaaagtagaagaaaaagcagCTGGTAACacagagagagtcactgccctgtttacagatctcaggagacgtctggaagacttGGAGAAGAGAGTTCTGAGGGACATCTTCAGGCAGGCAGAGCTGGTCTCCATCTCCATGTTGGATTTCCtccaggatctggaaataaagaaggaggagctgtccagaaagatacgtcacattgaggagctgtgtaacatgacggatccattgactgtcttacaggaatcagacacaggtgacttgtgtgatactgaggatggagataatgaggacagagagagacatgaggaactcctccatgatagagggggtctggatgtggcgggggtcttacagaaaggtttatctgatataataacagaggtaaatgtattctatatacagggagctgcagacatattactggatggaaaCACAGCTGGAAATAGGCTACAGATATCAGaagacaggaaaactgtatccaggtcagatAGAAACCAGAAtcacccagaaacaccagagagatttcagtattgtgctcaggtgttgagcagtcagagtttctcctcagggagacattactgggaagtggatgttggGGGGTCAGAGAGCTGGAGAGTCGGGCtatgttaccccagtatagacaggggTGGATATAAGTCACTAATTGGAAATAATAACAAGTCCTGGGGTTTGGACAGGGGAGGTAATCAGTACTGGGTGATACATGACAGTAATAAGATCCCCTTACCCACCaatctctccagtaacagagtcaggatatatctaGATTATAAGGCCGGGCGGATCTcattttatgatctgtgtgacccgatccgacacctccacaccttcaccaccaccttcactgagccagTCCATGCTGGGTTATATGCATGgggaggttgtataaagatatgtggggggaatcAGGAGATGTGAGAACTCCATCCAGAGTCTGGTGACATCACAGGGACGGGAGGTAGGATTGGTTCATTGTTCAGACAATGCTTGTGGAAGTGGTAACCGAGTCCTAGGAAAAAGTATAAGGGCTGTCATTGCAggcctccttctaaaaatgctggtTACCTGGCTTTGTACTTGTTCCAGGTCAAGCACTGGGACACTATTGAATCCAAAGTATAGACATGACAGTCAAAGAACTAGCATTCTCAAAAGGAGAGTTTAGCAATGGCAACCTCATAATTCTCTTGTGGCAGATGCCCTTTTCCCCCTTGCTGACCATCATCTGTACATATACGGCCTGTCAGCAAGAGATTATACCAAGGTCATGACTGCAGAAACCGATGACCAGCTGTGTTGTAAAAGTAATCTGGATGGCTTTACAATTTCCAATCACTTTTACAACACTGTGAAAGACCGTTCCCCCTCCCGTCACTCTCCCAGTCCTCCCAGAAACCCAAGACTGTGTTAAGTGGCCAGGACGGCATCACGCtaaggagatggaggaacatcagTTCTGCGATTTCCTCTGGGACACATAAATCCAGAAGTGATAAtgatttcatcacttccagtttcagagctCCTCCTCTGCCCTCTGGAGGTCAGGGGTAACATTAGAGGGTGGAATagaccataaagaggacctgtcaccagcccaaaaCTGTCACAAGAGGGCTaaccagtgacattttttttattcctcATTTTCTATCAATGTCGGCAGTTTTAAGTCCTGGAAATACACGTCTCCTTCATACAGGACAGAGTTCTGGGAAGTCTCTGGTCAGAAAACATGATCAGGAATGAGTCTGCCCAACC is a window from the Aquarana catesbeiana isolate 2022-GZ linkage group LG03, ASM4218655v1, whole genome shotgun sequence genome containing:
- the LOC141133760 gene encoding E3 ubiquitin/ISG15 ligase TRIM25-like, with translation MASGDLRYELECSICLNIYTDPVMLKCGHNFCQVCIDRVLDTQEGSGGYSCPECREKFSDRPALHRNITLRNIVENFLSAQQDHEESGVFCTYCVDYPVPAVRSCLVCEVSLCDKHLRVHKKSPEHILCDPTLSMESRKCSIHKKILEYYCTEDDTCICVYCMIGEHKGHETESLNEASEKKKESLRNVLLHLLTKRQEMERRVQSLQEHRRKVEEKAAGNTERVTALFTDLRRRLEDLEKRVLRDIFRQAELVSISMLDFLQDLEIKKEELSRKIRHIEELCNMTDPLTVLQESDTGDLCDTEDGDNEDRERHEELLHDRGGLDVAGVLQKGLSDIITEVNVFYIQGAADILLDGNTAGNRLQISEDRKTVSRSDRNQNHPETPERFQYCAQVLSSQSFSSGRHYWEVDVGGSESWRVGLCYPSIDRGGYKSLIGNNNKSWGLDRGGNQYWVIHDSNKIPLPTNLSSNRVRIYLDYKAGRISFYDLCDPIRHLHTFTTTFTEPVHAGLYAWGGCIKICGGNQEM